One genomic segment of Blattabacterium sp. (Blaberus giganteus) includes these proteins:
- the rpoC gene encoding DNA-directed RNA polymerase subunit beta', whose translation MNRKKSNKFNKVTIRFASPEIILKESHGEVLKPETINYRTHKPERDGLFCERIFGPVKDYECACGKYKRIRYKGIVCDRCGVEVTEKKVRRERMGHISLVVPVVHIWCFRSSPNKIGYLLGLPSKKLEMIIYYERYVVIQGGLGFRLDGSSFQKGDFLTEEEYLQALNKLPKGNQQLDDSDPNKFIAKMGAECIENLLNLVDLDLLSMELRNQAHNETSKQRRTEALKRLQVVESFKEGKKNGGSPSCMIIHVLAVIPPELRPLVPLDGGRYAASDMTDLYRRVLIRNNRLKRLIEIKAPEVILRNEKRMLQEAVDSLFDNSRKISAVKSEANRPLKSLSDTLKGKQGRFRQNLLGKRVDYSARSVIVVGPHLKLHECGLPKDMAAELYKPFIIRKLIERGIVKTVKSSKKIIDKRDPMIWDILENVLKGHPILLNRAPTLHRLGIQAFQPKLIEGKAIQLHPLVCAAFNADFDGDQMAVHLPLSHGAILEAQLLMLASQNILNPANGSPITVPSQDMVLGLYYMTKPFLSNFEKKVKGEKFIFYSPEEVEIAYNQGVVDLHSVIKVKVSLREKEKFIFKIIETTVGRVLFNQVVPNKVGFINKSLTKKSLREIIGKILYLTDVPTTANFLDDIKELGFYNAFKGGLSFGLGDIIIPDNKKDMVNNAIKQVDNVKMNYNMGLITNNERYNQVIDIWTNTNAMLTEKVMKYMREDKQGFNSVYMMLDSGARGSKEQIRQLSGMRGLMAKPQKAGSSGGEIIENPILSNFREGLSILEYFISTHGARKGLADTALKTADAGYLTRRLVDAAQDVIIKIEDCKTLRGLEISALKKNEEIVETLFDRILGRMSLNDIYNKENQLIINAGEMIDEKIAEIIDKSEIEIVEVRSPLTCEAKMGICSKCYGRNLSTGEVVKKGEAVGVIAAQSIGEPGTQLTLRTFHVGGTAGNITESSQIKAKYDGIVEFEDLKFVKTKQYSDKIGIVVSRSTEMKLFNLKKSSILMINNIPYGASLYVKHGDHLKSGDMICKWDLYNAVIVAEFSGVISYQHLEQGVTFQVEIDEQTGFQEKVITEIRNKNLIPTLKIINDKNEELKVYNLPVGSHLMVEDGEKIDIGKILVKVPRRTAKSGDITGGLPRLSELFEARNPSNPAVVSEMDGIVSHGKIKRGNREIIVESKTGEIRKYLVKLSNQILVQENDYVKAGMPLSDGAVTPNDILNIRGPRAVQEYLIKEIQEVYRLQGVKINDKHFEVIVLQMMRKVEVIDVGDTKFLDGNIEYKDDFVEENDRISQMKVIEDFGDSEIFKNGDIISYRDLRNENAVLKYKNKKLIKTRNAIPATARPILQGITRAALQTKSFISAASFQETTKVLSEAAISGKIDCLHGLKENVIVGHKIPAGTGLREYENIFPDILK comes from the coding sequence ATGAATAGAAAAAAAAGCAATAAATTCAATAAAGTAACTATTCGATTTGCTTCTCCAGAAATTATATTAAAGGAATCTCATGGAGAAGTATTAAAACCAGAAACAATTAACTATCGAACACACAAACCAGAAAGAGATGGACTTTTTTGTGAACGAATTTTTGGTCCAGTAAAAGATTACGAATGTGCTTGTGGAAAATATAAAAGAATTCGTTACAAAGGGATTGTTTGTGATAGATGTGGAGTTGAAGTTACTGAAAAAAAAGTTAGAAGAGAACGTATGGGACATATAAGTCTTGTAGTTCCTGTTGTTCATATTTGGTGTTTTCGATCTTCTCCTAATAAAATTGGATATTTATTGGGTTTACCTTCTAAGAAACTTGAAATGATTATTTATTATGAACGATATGTTGTTATTCAAGGAGGATTGGGGTTCCGTTTAGATGGATCTTCTTTTCAAAAAGGGGATTTTCTTACTGAAGAAGAGTATTTACAAGCTTTAAACAAACTTCCGAAAGGAAATCAGCAATTAGATGATTCTGATCCGAATAAGTTTATTGCTAAAATGGGTGCGGAATGTATAGAAAATCTTTTAAATCTAGTAGATTTGGATCTTTTATCTATGGAATTAAGAAATCAAGCTCACAATGAAACTTCTAAACAAAGACGAACTGAAGCATTGAAACGTTTACAAGTTGTTGAATCTTTTAAAGAAGGAAAAAAAAATGGAGGAAGTCCGTCTTGTATGATTATTCATGTATTAGCCGTTATACCCCCTGAATTACGTCCTTTAGTTCCTTTGGATGGAGGTCGTTATGCTGCTTCTGATATGACTGATTTATACCGTCGTGTGCTTATAAGAAATAATCGTTTAAAAAGACTTATAGAAATTAAAGCGCCTGAAGTTATTTTACGGAATGAAAAAAGAATGCTTCAAGAAGCAGTAGATTCGCTTTTTGATAATTCTAGAAAGATTTCTGCTGTAAAATCAGAAGCAAATCGTCCTTTAAAATCTTTATCCGATACGTTAAAAGGAAAACAAGGTCGTTTTAGACAAAATCTTCTTGGAAAAAGAGTAGATTATTCAGCACGATCTGTTATTGTAGTAGGACCACATTTGAAATTGCATGAATGTGGACTACCTAAAGATATGGCAGCAGAACTTTATAAACCTTTTATTATACGTAAATTGATTGAAAGAGGAATTGTAAAAACAGTAAAATCTTCCAAGAAAATTATTGATAAAAGAGATCCTATGATATGGGATATTTTAGAAAACGTATTAAAAGGACATCCTATTTTATTAAATAGGGCGCCTACATTGCATAGGTTAGGAATTCAAGCTTTTCAGCCTAAATTAATAGAAGGAAAAGCAATTCAATTACATCCGTTAGTATGTGCAGCTTTTAATGCTGATTTTGATGGAGATCAAATGGCGGTTCACTTACCATTATCTCATGGAGCTATATTAGAAGCTCAACTTTTAATGTTGGCTTCTCAAAATATATTAAATCCTGCTAATGGATCTCCTATAACAGTTCCTTCTCAAGATATGGTATTAGGATTATATTACATGACTAAACCTTTTCTATCAAATTTTGAAAAAAAAGTAAAAGGAGAAAAATTTATTTTTTATTCTCCAGAAGAAGTTGAAATAGCATATAATCAAGGTGTAGTAGATTTACATTCTGTGATAAAAGTTAAAGTATCCCTTCGTGAAAAGGAAAAATTTATTTTTAAAATAATAGAAACCACTGTAGGTAGGGTATTATTTAATCAAGTTGTCCCTAATAAAGTAGGATTTATTAATAAATCTCTTACGAAAAAATCTCTTAGAGAGATTATAGGTAAAATATTATATCTAACAGATGTCCCTACAACAGCTAATTTCCTGGATGATATTAAAGAATTAGGTTTTTATAATGCATTTAAAGGTGGGTTATCTTTTGGGTTAGGAGATATTATTATTCCTGATAATAAAAAAGACATGGTTAATAATGCTATTAAACAAGTAGATAACGTAAAAATGAATTATAATATGGGATTAATTACAAATAATGAACGTTATAATCAAGTAATTGATATATGGACAAATACTAATGCTATGCTTACAGAAAAAGTAATGAAATATATGCGAGAAGATAAACAAGGATTTAATTCTGTATATATGATGTTAGATTCTGGGGCAAGAGGTTCTAAAGAGCAAATACGTCAGCTTTCAGGAATGCGTGGTTTAATGGCTAAACCTCAAAAAGCAGGATCTTCTGGTGGGGAGATTATTGAAAATCCTATTTTATCTAATTTTAGAGAAGGACTTTCTATTTTAGAATATTTTATATCCACTCATGGTGCTAGAAAAGGATTAGCAGATACTGCATTAAAAACTGCAGATGCTGGATATCTTACAAGACGTTTAGTAGATGCAGCTCAAGATGTTATTATCAAAATAGAAGATTGTAAAACTTTACGAGGATTAGAAATTTCTGCATTAAAAAAAAATGAAGAAATAGTAGAAACTTTATTTGATAGAATTTTAGGCCGTATGTCTTTAAATGACATTTATAATAAAGAAAATCAATTAATAATTAATGCAGGGGAAATGATTGATGAAAAAATAGCAGAAATCATTGATAAATCTGAAATTGAAATAGTAGAAGTTAGATCTCCTTTAACTTGTGAAGCAAAAATGGGTATATGTTCTAAATGCTATGGTCGTAATTTATCTACAGGAGAAGTCGTTAAAAAAGGAGAAGCTGTTGGAGTGATTGCAGCTCAATCAATTGGAGAACCAGGAACTCAGTTAACTTTACGTACTTTTCATGTGGGTGGTACAGCAGGAAATATTACAGAATCTTCACAAATAAAAGCAAAATATGATGGAATTGTAGAATTTGAAGATTTAAAATTTGTGAAAACAAAACAATATTCTGATAAAATAGGGATAGTAGTCTCTAGATCAACAGAAATGAAACTCTTCAACTTAAAAAAATCATCTATTTTAATGATAAATAATATTCCTTATGGAGCTTCTTTATATGTTAAACATGGAGATCATTTGAAATCGGGAGACATGATTTGCAAATGGGATTTGTATAATGCAGTTATTGTTGCAGAATTTTCTGGTGTGATATCTTATCAACATTTAGAACAAGGTGTTACTTTTCAAGTAGAAATTGATGAACAAACTGGATTCCAAGAAAAGGTAATAACGGAAATTAGAAACAAAAATTTAATACCAACATTAAAAATTATTAATGACAAAAATGAAGAACTAAAAGTGTATAATTTACCAGTAGGTTCTCATTTAATGGTAGAAGACGGAGAAAAAATAGATATAGGAAAAATATTAGTTAAGGTTCCAAGAAGGACAGCAAAATCAGGAGACATTACAGGAGGATTACCTCGTTTATCTGAATTGTTTGAAGCTCGTAATCCATCTAATCCAGCTGTAGTATCAGAAATGGATGGAATCGTGAGTCATGGAAAAATAAAAAGAGGAAATAGAGAAATTATTGTGGAATCTAAAACAGGAGAAATAAGAAAATATCTTGTAAAACTGTCCAATCAAATACTTGTACAGGAAAACGATTATGTAAAAGCAGGAATGCCTTTATCAGATGGAGCTGTTACTCCTAATGATATTCTAAATATCAGAGGACCTAGGGCTGTCCAAGAATATTTAATAAAAGAAATACAAGAGGTGTATCGTTTGCAAGGTGTAAAAATTAATGATAAGCATTTTGAAGTTATCGTTTTACAAATGATGAGAAAGGTAGAAGTTATAGATGTAGGAGATACTAAATTTTTGGATGGAAATATAGAATATAAAGATGATTTTGTAGAAGAAAATGACAGAATTTCCCAAATGAAAGTGATTGAAGATTTCGGAGATTCTGAAATATTTAAAAATGGAGATATTATTAGTTACAGAGATCTTAGAAATGAAAATGCAGTTTTAAAATATAAAAATAAAAAATTAATAAAAACTAGAAATGCTATTCCTGCTACAGCAAGGCCAATATTACAAGGAATAACAAGAGCAGCGTTACAAACTAAATCTTTTATATCTGCAGCTTCATTTCAAGAAACAACAAAAGTTTTAAGTGAAGCAGCTATAAGTGGTAAAATTGATTGTTTACACGGATTAAAGGAAAATGTAATCGTAGGACATAAAATTCCTGCAGGAACTGGATTAAGAGAATATGAAAACATATTTCCAGATATTTTGAAATAA
- the rpoB gene encoding DNA-directed RNA polymerase subunit beta encodes MSIKLKLVNIEKERITFASVAKQVEYPDFLDIQIKSFKEFFQLDANPEDRKNEGLFKAFTENFPISDARNSFVLEFKGYSIDSPRYSIEECIERGLTYSVPLKAKLKLYCTDPEHEDFETVYQDVYLGTCPYMTPSGSFIFNGSERVIVSQLHRSPGVFFGQSHHANGTKLYSARIIPFKGSWIEFATDINNVMYAYIDRKKKLPMTTLLRAIGYERDKDILEIFDLAEEMKIAGNEKNILNRTLAARVLKIWHEDFVDEDTGEVLSVEKNEILIDRNVLLKEEHIDLMIHHEIKTILLHKEGGRKKDYSIIYNTLHKDSTNSEKEAVEYIYRQLRNTEPPDEETAKGVIDKLFFSDARYSLGPVGRYRLNKRLGLNIDPDYLVLTKKDIIAIVEHLNALFNSKREVDDIDHLSNRRVRTVGEQLYTQFSIGLARMSRTIRERMNVRDNEVFMPIDLINAKTLSSVINTFFGTNQLSQFMDQTNPLSEITHKRRLSALGPGGLSRERAGFEVRDVNYSHYGRLCPIETPEGPNIGLISSLSVFAKINNMGFVETPYRIVSNQKVDLKSKVKYLSAEEEEGKIIAQANAIDKYGNFLSDRIIVREDGDFPVVKPNQVDYIDVAPNQIASISASLIPFLEHDDANRALMGSNMMRQAVPLLKPEAPVVGTGLEEQVARDSRILINAKRNGVVEYVDAKKIIIRYDKTDKENLVSFDPKIEIYDLIKFRKTNQNTCITLKPIVRKGMKVIQGQILCEGYATENGELALGRNLKAAFIPCNGYNFEDAVLISEKVVSEDWFTSIHIDEYSLEVRDTKLGMEEFTNDIPNVSEEATKDLDENGIIRVGAEVKPGDILIGKITPKGESDPTPEEKLLRAIFGDKAGNVKDASLRADPSLFGVVIDTKLFTRSIKDKTSRIQDKIKIACLEKEYEKKFLDLRNLLIKKLQSILDGKLCYRSIFNEKKQEIIKKGMKFTMKILNNIKDYIGIHSIDWTHHVEINNFISEILHNYKIAVNDLNSIFKHQKFFITVGDELPSGIIKMAKVYIAKKRKLKVGDKMAGRHGNKGVVARILRQEDMPFLKDGSPVDIVLNPLGVPSRMNIGQIYETVLGWAGQKLNIKFSTPIFDGATMEEICKHTDQAKIPRFGTTYLFDGGTGERFDQPATVGVIYMLKLGHMVDDKMHARSIGPYSLITQQPLGGKAQFGGQRFGEMEVWALEAFGASNILREILTVKSDDVVGRAKTYESIVKGEPMPDPNNPESFNVLCYELKGLGLDIRLEE; translated from the coding sequence ATGTCCATTAAATTAAAATTGGTGAATATAGAAAAAGAAAGAATCACTTTTGCATCAGTAGCAAAACAAGTGGAATATCCTGATTTTTTGGATATTCAAATCAAATCATTTAAAGAATTTTTTCAATTAGATGCGAACCCAGAAGATAGAAAAAACGAAGGATTATTCAAAGCTTTTACAGAAAATTTTCCTATTTCCGATGCTAGAAATTCTTTTGTTTTAGAATTTAAAGGTTATTCGATAGATTCTCCGAGATATTCAATCGAAGAATGTATCGAAAGAGGGTTAACTTATAGTGTCCCTCTAAAAGCTAAATTAAAATTATATTGTACAGATCCTGAGCATGAAGATTTTGAAACGGTATATCAAGATGTTTATTTAGGGACATGTCCTTATATGACTCCTTCTGGTTCTTTTATTTTTAATGGATCGGAAAGAGTAATTGTATCTCAATTACATCGTTCTCCTGGTGTTTTTTTTGGTCAATCCCATCATGCTAATGGAACTAAACTTTATTCAGCTAGAATTATTCCATTTAAAGGATCATGGATAGAATTTGCAACAGATATTAATAATGTTATGTATGCTTATATTGATAGAAAGAAAAAATTGCCTATGACAACTTTACTACGTGCAATAGGATATGAAAGAGATAAAGATATATTAGAAATATTTGATTTAGCTGAAGAAATGAAAATAGCAGGAAACGAAAAAAATATTTTAAATAGAACTTTAGCAGCTAGAGTGTTAAAAATTTGGCATGAGGATTTTGTTGACGAAGATACAGGAGAAGTTTTATCTGTAGAAAAAAACGAGATTCTTATAGATAGAAATGTTCTTTTAAAAGAAGAACATATTGATCTGATGATTCATCATGAAATAAAAACTATTTTATTACATAAGGAAGGAGGAAGAAAAAAAGATTATTCGATTATTTATAATACTTTACATAAGGATTCTACTAATTCTGAGAAAGAAGCAGTAGAATATATTTATAGACAACTTAGAAATACTGAGCCTCCAGATGAAGAAACAGCTAAAGGTGTTATAGATAAACTTTTTTTTTCTGATGCTAGATACAGTTTAGGCCCTGTAGGAAGATATCGTTTGAATAAACGTCTTGGTCTAAATATAGATCCTGATTATTTAGTTTTAACCAAAAAAGATATTATTGCAATAGTAGAACATTTGAATGCTTTATTTAACTCTAAAAGAGAAGTCGACGATATTGATCATTTATCTAATAGACGTGTAAGAACAGTAGGAGAACAACTTTATACTCAATTTAGTATTGGATTGGCAAGAATGTCTAGAACTATAAGAGAAAGAATGAATGTTCGTGATAATGAAGTTTTTATGCCTATAGATCTTATTAATGCTAAAACTTTGTCATCTGTAATCAACACTTTTTTTGGAACAAATCAATTATCTCAGTTTATGGACCAAACAAATCCTTTATCTGAGATCACTCATAAAAGAAGACTTTCAGCATTGGGTCCTGGTGGATTATCTAGAGAAAGAGCAGGTTTTGAAGTTAGAGATGTAAATTATTCTCATTATGGAAGATTATGTCCTATAGAAACTCCAGAAGGACCTAACATAGGATTAATATCTTCTCTTTCTGTATTTGCAAAAATAAATAATATGGGATTTGTTGAGACACCTTATCGAATTGTGTCAAATCAAAAAGTGGATTTAAAATCTAAAGTAAAATATTTAAGTGCAGAAGAAGAAGAAGGTAAAATTATAGCACAAGCTAATGCAATTGATAAATATGGAAATTTTTTATCTGACAGAATTATAGTTCGTGAAGATGGTGATTTTCCTGTAGTTAAACCTAATCAAGTAGATTATATAGATGTAGCACCTAATCAAATCGCTTCTATATCCGCTTCTTTAATTCCTTTTTTAGAACATGATGATGCAAACAGAGCTTTGATGGGATCGAATATGATGCGTCAAGCGGTTCCATTATTAAAACCTGAGGCTCCTGTTGTAGGAACAGGGTTAGAGGAACAAGTAGCAAGAGATTCTCGTATATTGATTAATGCAAAAAGAAATGGAGTTGTAGAATATGTTGATGCAAAAAAAATAATTATTCGTTATGATAAAACAGATAAAGAAAATTTAGTTAGTTTTGATCCTAAAATTGAGATTTATGATTTAATCAAATTCAGAAAAACTAATCAAAATACATGTATAACTTTGAAACCTATTGTAAGAAAAGGAATGAAAGTGATTCAAGGTCAAATTTTATGTGAAGGATATGCAACAGAAAATGGAGAACTAGCTTTAGGAAGAAATTTAAAGGCCGCTTTTATTCCATGTAATGGTTATAATTTCGAAGATGCTGTTTTAATTTCAGAAAAAGTAGTAAGTGAAGATTGGTTTACTTCTATTCATATAGATGAATATTCATTAGAAGTTCGTGATACAAAATTAGGTATGGAAGAATTTACCAATGATATACCGAATGTTAGTGAGGAGGCTACTAAAGATTTAGATGAAAATGGAATTATAAGAGTTGGAGCAGAAGTTAAACCTGGCGATATTCTTATTGGAAAAATAACTCCAAAAGGAGAATCCGATCCTACTCCAGAAGAAAAATTATTAAGAGCTATTTTTGGAGATAAAGCAGGGAATGTTAAAGACGCTTCTTTAAGAGCAGATCCATCATTATTTGGAGTTGTTATAGATACAAAACTTTTTACTAGAAGTATCAAGGATAAAACATCTAGAATTCAAGATAAGATTAAAATAGCTTGTTTAGAAAAAGAATATGAAAAAAAATTTTTAGATCTTAGAAATTTATTGATTAAAAAATTACAATCTATTTTAGATGGTAAATTGTGTTATCGTTCTATTTTTAATGAAAAAAAACAGGAAATTATAAAAAAAGGGATGAAATTCACTATGAAAATACTTAATAATATAAAGGATTATATAGGAATTCATTCTATTGATTGGACTCATCATGTAGAAATTAATAATTTTATATCAGAAATTTTACATAATTATAAAATAGCGGTAAATGATTTGAATAGCATTTTTAAACATCAGAAATTTTTTATCACTGTTGGGGATGAATTACCTTCAGGAATTATAAAAATGGCTAAAGTATATATTGCTAAGAAAAGAAAGTTAAAAGTAGGAGATAAAATGGCAGGAAGACACGGAAATAAAGGAGTAGTAGCTCGAATATTAAGACAAGAAGATATGCCTTTTTTGAAAGACGGAAGTCCTGTAGATATTGTTTTAAATCCTTTAGGAGTTCCTTCTAGAATGAATATAGGACAAATATATGAAACTGTATTAGGATGGGCCGGACAAAAATTAAATATTAAATTTTCAACGCCTATATTTGATGGAGCCACTATGGAAGAAATCTGCAAACATACAGATCAAGCGAAAATACCTCGTTTTGGAACCACTTATTTATTTGATGGAGGGACGGGGGAAAGATTTGATCAACCTGCTACAGTAGGAGTGATATATATGTTAAAATTAGGTCATATGGTAGATGATAAAATGCATGCACGTTCAATAGGACCTTATTCTTTAATTACTCAACAACCTTTAGGAGGTAAAGCTCAATTTGGTGGTCAACGTTTTGGAGAAATGGAAGTTTGGGCTTTAGAAGCTTTTGGGGCTTCCAATATTTTACGTGAGATTTTAACTGTTAAATCCGATGATGTAGTTGGAAGAGCTAAAACTTATGAATCTATTGTGAAAGGAGAACCAATGCCTGACCCTAACAATCCAGAATCTTTTAATGTTCTTTGTTATGAATTAAAAGGATTAGGATTGGATATCCGTTTAGAAGAATGA
- the rplL gene encoding 50S ribosomal protein L7/L12, which translates to MIEKIAEQLVNLTVKQVNELATILKKEYGIEPAPSVQIENTLSKKEKTYEKEEKSVFNIILKSSGNSKLSVVKLVKEITGKGLKESKDLVDNIPSVIKESINKKEAEDLKNKFEEIGAEIELK; encoded by the coding sequence ATGATAGAAAAGATAGCAGAACAATTGGTTAATTTAACTGTAAAACAAGTTAATGAATTAGCTACTATTTTAAAAAAAGAATATGGAATAGAACCAGCTCCTTCAGTTCAAATAGAAAATACTTTATCTAAAAAAGAAAAAACCTATGAAAAAGAGGAAAAAAGTGTTTTTAACATAATTTTGAAATCATCTGGAAATTCTAAATTATCTGTAGTAAAATTAGTTAAAGAAATTACTGGAAAAGGACTCAAAGAGTCTAAAGATTTAGTAGATAATATTCCCAGTGTGATTAAAGAATCTATAAACAAAAAAGAAGCAGAAGATTTAAAAAATAAATTTGAAGAAATAGGAGCTGAAATTGAATTAAAATAA